In Lewinellaceae bacterium, a single window of DNA contains:
- a CDS encoding redoxin domain-containing protein, whose product MTAIILGQEEQVVVKGQCQNIRGAIIESPINEAYQTLKQQLNELQSRASLLNRQHQMAAGENQEKIAAELKALDEEKLALLDAMEKKSPLLGKVAAVNTYLSYQHNGGSYENEVDYFANEYFHFADFKDPAYQYLPWTFESFRAYTTTIITAGLPEEQQRAYLDGTLAKLEKGSLTHKLALSGVIATLKQKNNGNFLYYGEAFVDAFKDSDPSAAAGMQAQIEQMKSFVVGGQAPDFTQKTPEGEEMSLTDLRGKVVLVDFWASWCGPCRRENPNVVRMYNKYKDKGFDILGVSLDKTHDRWVQAIEQDGLKWHHISDLKGWQNEVAQAYGVRSIPHTVLLDQEGRILARNLRGEALERKLEELFD is encoded by the coding sequence ATGACGGCCATCATCCTGGGGCAGGAAGAGCAGGTAGTTGTGAAGGGGCAATGCCAAAATATTCGCGGCGCCATCATTGAATCTCCAATCAATGAGGCCTATCAAACCCTGAAGCAGCAGCTCAACGAGCTGCAGTCGCGCGCCAGCCTCCTGAACCGCCAGCACCAGATGGCGGCGGGGGAGAACCAGGAAAAGATTGCCGCAGAACTCAAAGCACTGGATGAGGAAAAGCTGGCCCTGCTGGATGCGATGGAGAAAAAAAGCCCGCTTCTGGGCAAGGTCGCGGCCGTCAACACCTACCTGAGCTACCAGCACAATGGGGGCAGTTACGAAAATGAGGTCGATTACTTCGCCAATGAATATTTTCACTTCGCCGACTTCAAAGACCCGGCCTACCAATATCTCCCCTGGACATTCGAGAGTTTCCGGGCGTACACCACCACCATCATCACCGCAGGCCTGCCCGAAGAACAGCAACGAGCCTACCTCGACGGCACCCTGGCGAAGCTGGAAAAGGGCAGCCTAACCCACAAACTGGCCTTGTCGGGCGTGATTGCCACGCTAAAGCAGAAGAACAACGGCAACTTTTTGTACTACGGCGAGGCCTTCGTCGATGCCTTTAAGGACAGCGACCCTTCCGCCGCCGCCGGCATGCAGGCACAAATCGAGCAAATGAAAAGTTTCGTAGTGGGCGGGCAGGCGCCGGACTTCACCCAAAAGACCCCGGAAGGAGAAGAGATGAGCCTCACTGACCTGAGGGGAAAAGTCGTCCTGGTCGATTTCTGGGCCAGCTGGTGCGGCCCCTGCCGCCGCGAGAATCCCAATGTAGTGCGCATGTACAACAAATACAAAGACAAGGGTTTCGACATTCTCGGCGTCAGCCTCGACAAAACCCACGACCGCTGGGTACAGGCCATCGAGCAGGATGGGCTGAAGTGGCACCACATTAGCGACCTCAAAGGTTGGCAAAATGAAGTAGCGCAGGCCTATGGGGTGCGCTCCATTCCTCATACCGTCCTGTTGGACCAGGAAGGGCGCATTCTGGCGCGCAACCTGCGGGGCGAAGCGCTGGAACGCAAACTGGAAGAGCTGTTTGATTAA
- a CDS encoding glycosyltransferase — protein sequence MWLTILSLAGLGLLLAYAAVIQRCLAAWNALPEWQLPQGFKPQTFISVLVPARNEASRIGYLLDSLARQSYPPERFEVIVIDDHSEDGTADVVERHPLPNLRLLRLAKHLAVDEPILSYKKKALELGVRHARGELLLSTDADCVAPSQWLACIAGFHEAAGAQLIAAPVLFQHEQNLLQRFQSLDFIGMMAVTGAGIHSRFLYMANGANLAFAKALFQDVGGYAGNEHHASGDDVFLIQKAAARAPDKVAFLKCREAVIHTLPQPNLNGFVHQRLRWGTKNNSYKDRRITAVLGLVFLLCWFILAMFLALPVFGLYGLVLAIVLFFGKGVADYLLLSTAASFFGRSELLRRFWLLEGMHLLYIALIGVFSLVVKRFEWKGRRVR from the coding sequence TTGTGGCTAACCATCCTTTCCCTCGCCGGCCTGGGCTTGTTGCTGGCCTATGCCGCTGTCATTCAGCGCTGCCTGGCGGCGTGGAACGCTCTGCCGGAATGGCAACTGCCGCAAGGCTTTAAGCCCCAAACCTTCATCAGCGTCCTCGTTCCCGCCCGCAATGAGGCTTCCCGCATTGGCTATTTGCTGGACAGCCTCGCCCGGCAAAGCTACCCTCCGGAACGCTTTGAAGTCATCGTCATCGACGACCACTCTGAGGACGGCACCGCCGATGTGGTAGAAAGACATCCATTGCCAAACCTCCGCCTGCTGCGCCTCGCAAAGCACCTCGCGGTTGATGAACCCATCCTTTCCTATAAGAAAAAAGCCCTGGAGTTGGGCGTACGGCACGCCCGGGGCGAACTCCTGCTTTCTACTGACGCCGATTGCGTGGCTCCATCCCAATGGCTGGCTTGTATAGCAGGTTTTCACGAAGCTGCCGGCGCTCAACTCATCGCCGCCCCGGTGCTTTTCCAGCACGAACAAAACCTGCTGCAGCGCTTCCAGTCGCTGGACTTCATCGGCATGATGGCCGTCACCGGCGCCGGCATCCACAGCCGCTTCCTTTACATGGCCAATGGCGCCAACCTGGCCTTTGCCAAAGCCCTCTTTCAGGACGTGGGCGGCTACGCCGGCAACGAGCACCACGCTTCCGGCGACGACGTATTCCTGATTCAAAAAGCCGCCGCCCGCGCGCCGGATAAGGTGGCTTTCCTCAAATGCCGGGAGGCCGTTATCCATACCCTTCCCCAACCAAACCTGAACGGCTTTGTGCATCAGCGCCTGCGCTGGGGAACGAAGAACAACAGTTATAAGGACAGGCGCATTACTGCCGTGCTCGGCCTGGTGTTTCTGCTCTGCTGGTTTATTCTGGCTATGTTCCTGGCCCTGCCGGTTTTCGGGCTGTACGGGCTGGTATTGGCCATCGTCCTTTTTTTTGGCAAAGGCGTAGCCGATTACTTGCTCCTCTCCACGGCAGCTTCCTTTTTCGGCCGTTCTGAGTTACTGCGTAGATTTTGGTTGCTGGAGGGTATGCACCTATTGTATATCGCTTTAATTGGAGTGTTCTCTCTGGTGGTGAAGCGGTTTGAGTGGAAGGGCCGGCGGGTGAGGTGA
- a CDS encoding BtpA/SgcQ family protein — translation MHSFKDVFGATKPVIGMIHLQALPGTPAYGGNLETVVEKAIEEALVFQRCGLPAIMIENMHDTPYLRRRVGPEITAAMTAAAVAIKRACALPCGIQVLAGANREALAVALAAGLEFIRAEGFAFAHVADEGLMQSDAGELLRYRRAIGADHILVLTDIKKKHSAHAITSDVNLAETAKAAEFFRSDGLVITGSATGEAASVQEAQAARAASALPILIGSGIKPDNIMEYWPHCDGVIVGSYFKERGHWAQPLEARRVERLMEVVEKL, via the coding sequence ATGCATAGCTTCAAGGATGTCTTTGGCGCTACCAAGCCGGTGATCGGCATGATCCACCTTCAGGCCCTTCCGGGCACGCCGGCCTACGGTGGAAACCTGGAAACTGTTGTAGAAAAGGCCATAGAAGAAGCGCTGGTTTTTCAGCGTTGTGGCCTCCCTGCCATTATGATAGAAAACATGCACGACACCCCCTATTTGCGGCGGCGGGTGGGGCCGGAAATTACGGCGGCAATGACAGCCGCAGCCGTCGCCATCAAACGAGCCTGCGCCCTGCCCTGTGGCATTCAGGTGCTGGCGGGCGCCAATCGGGAGGCCCTCGCCGTTGCCCTCGCTGCCGGCCTGGAATTCATCCGCGCCGAAGGTTTCGCCTTCGCCCACGTGGCCGACGAAGGCCTGATGCAGAGCGACGCCGGAGAACTGCTCCGCTATCGCCGCGCCATCGGCGCCGATCACATTCTGGTACTGACCGATATTAAAAAGAAACACAGCGCCCACGCCATTACCTCGGATGTGAACCTGGCGGAAACTGCCAAAGCGGCCGAATTTTTCCGCAGCGACGGCCTGGTCATCACCGGCAGCGCAACCGGAGAAGCCGCCTCAGTGCAGGAGGCGCAGGCCGCCCGGGCGGCGTCCGCCCTGCCTATTCTCATCGGCTCGGGTATCAAACCGGATAATATAATGGAGTACTGGCCGCACTGCGACGGGGTGATCGTGGGGTCATATTTTAAAGAGAGGGGGCATTGGGCGCAGCCGCTGGAGGCGCGCAGAGTAGAACGGTTGATGGAGGTGGTTGAGAAGTTGTGA
- a CDS encoding pseudouridine-5'-phosphate glycosidase: MVNKYLDIAPEVMDALNEGRPVVALESTIIAHGMPYPQNAETALRVEQQVRAGGAIPATIAILGGRLKAGLSPRQIDYLGERGAKVAKASRRDLPVLLTRGLDGATTVASTMIIAELAGIAVFATGGIGGVHRGAAQTLDISADLQELARANVAVVCAGAKAILDLELTLEYLETHGVPVLGYQTEEFPAFYTRHSGLPADFRVDTALEAAQTMKAKWSLGLRGGLIVANPIPEAYAMPADSVNTAISRALAEAEARGIKGKMLTPFLLAKVEALTEGRSLQANIHLVLNNAALAAALAVAYAGLEVKQGPLLRLP; encoded by the coding sequence ATGGTTAATAAATATCTGGACATTGCCCCCGAAGTAATGGATGCGCTCAACGAAGGCCGTCCGGTCGTTGCATTGGAATCGACCATCATCGCTCATGGAATGCCTTACCCCCAAAACGCGGAGACCGCCCTCAGGGTGGAGCAGCAGGTTCGGGCAGGAGGCGCTATTCCCGCCACGATTGCCATCCTGGGAGGGCGGCTCAAGGCGGGGCTCAGCCCCAGGCAGATCGATTACCTGGGCGAGAGGGGCGCCAAAGTAGCCAAAGCGAGCCGCCGCGACTTGCCGGTATTGCTGACCCGCGGCCTGGACGGCGCCACGACGGTAGCTTCCACCATGATCATCGCCGAGCTGGCGGGCATTGCCGTTTTTGCCACCGGCGGCATCGGCGGAGTGCACCGCGGGGCTGCTCAGACGCTGGATATCTCTGCTGACTTGCAGGAGTTGGCGCGCGCCAACGTGGCCGTCGTCTGCGCCGGCGCCAAAGCCATCCTCGACCTGGAGCTTACCCTCGAGTATCTGGAAACCCATGGCGTTCCGGTCCTTGGGTATCAAACCGAAGAATTCCCTGCCTTTTACACCCGGCACAGCGGCCTGCCAGCCGATTTTCGGGTGGACACTGCCCTGGAGGCAGCTCAAACCATGAAAGCCAAATGGAGCCTGGGCCTGAGGGGGGGGCTTATCGTTGCCAACCCCATTCCGGAAGCCTACGCCATGCCTGCGGATAGCGTCAATACAGCCATCAGCCGGGCCCTGGCGGAAGCGGAAGCACGAGGCATTAAAGGCAAGATGCTGACCCCCTTCCTCCTGGCCAAGGTCGAAGCGCTGACGGAAGGCAGGAGCCTGCAGGCCAATATTCACCTGGTGCTCAACAATGCGGCGCTGGCCGCCGCGTTGGCGGTGGCGTACGCCGGCCTGGAAGTGAAGCAAGGGCCTTTGCTCCGGTTGCCCTGA
- a CDS encoding peptide chain release factor 3, protein MNVLKEIQKRRTFGIISHPDAGKTTLTEKLLLFGGAIQVAGAVKSNKIKRSATSDFMEIERQRGISVATSVMAFEYRGLKINILDTPGHQDFAEDTYRTLTAVDSVIVVIDVAKGVETQTEKLVEVCRMRKTPIMVFINKLDREGLDGFDLLDDLEQKLGLTVRPLSWPIGMGQRFKGVYSLYEQKLVLFRPHGKQKEEDTIEITDLKSAELEKYVGEAAARELREEVRMVEEVYPPLNRQAYLDGELSPVFFGSAINNFGVRELLDCFVEIAPAPLPRITEERMVAPGEDQFAGFVFKIHANMDPKHRDRIAFLRVCSGKFQRNTNYLHVRQNRKMKFANPTSFMADKKMVIEEAFPGDVIGLYDSGNFKIGDTVTEGEVLHFKGIPSFSPEQFRYVNNADPMKYKQLDKGLEQLMDEGVAQLFTKEENGRKIIGTVGALQFEVIQYRLEHEYGARCSYEPLNLYKACWISCDDEKAMKEFLDRRRKDIARDKHGQLVYLAESAWSLKMSKENHPKVKFYTKSEF, encoded by the coding sequence ATGAACGTTCTCAAAGAAATACAAAAACGGCGCACTTTCGGCATCATCAGCCACCCGGACGCCGGCAAAACGACCCTCACTGAAAAGTTGTTGCTGTTTGGCGGCGCCATTCAGGTGGCCGGGGCTGTAAAATCCAACAAGATCAAACGCAGCGCCACTTCCGACTTCATGGAGATCGAGCGCCAGCGGGGCATTTCCGTCGCTACTTCGGTTATGGCCTTTGAATACCGCGGCCTGAAGATCAACATCCTCGATACGCCCGGCCACCAGGATTTTGCCGAAGACACCTATCGCACCCTCACCGCCGTCGACAGCGTTATCGTCGTCATCGACGTGGCCAAGGGAGTGGAAACTCAAACCGAAAAGCTGGTGGAGGTCTGCCGGATGCGGAAAACCCCCATCATGGTTTTCATCAACAAGCTGGACCGCGAGGGGCTCGACGGCTTCGACCTGCTCGACGACCTGGAGCAAAAGCTGGGCCTCACCGTACGCCCGCTCAGTTGGCCGATCGGGATGGGGCAGCGCTTCAAAGGGGTGTACAGCCTTTATGAACAGAAGCTGGTCCTTTTCCGCCCGCATGGAAAACAGAAGGAAGAAGACACCATCGAAATCACCGACCTCAAGAGCGCAGAACTCGAGAAATACGTCGGAGAGGCCGCTGCCCGGGAACTGCGCGAGGAAGTCCGCATGGTGGAAGAAGTATATCCACCCCTCAACCGCCAGGCCTACCTCGACGGCGAACTGTCGCCGGTATTTTTCGGCAGCGCCATCAATAACTTCGGAGTTCGGGAACTGCTGGACTGCTTCGTGGAAATTGCCCCGGCGCCGTTGCCCCGCATTACCGAAGAACGAATGGTGGCCCCCGGCGAAGACCAGTTTGCCGGCTTCGTATTCAAGATACATGCCAACATGGACCCCAAGCACCGCGACCGGATCGCCTTCCTGCGGGTCTGCTCGGGCAAGTTCCAGCGCAACACCAACTACCTCCACGTCCGCCAGAACCGAAAAATGAAATTCGCCAACCCCACCAGCTTTATGGCCGACAAAAAAATGGTGATTGAAGAGGCTTTCCCGGGAGACGTGATCGGCCTGTACGATTCCGGCAACTTCAAAATAGGAGATACGGTAACAGAAGGGGAAGTCCTCCACTTCAAAGGCATTCCCAGCTTTTCGCCCGAGCAGTTCCGCTACGTCAACAACGCCGACCCGATGAAATACAAACAACTCGACAAGGGCCTGGAACAGCTCATGGACGAGGGCGTGGCGCAGCTGTTCACCAAGGAGGAGAACGGCCGGAAGATCATCGGCACTGTCGGCGCGCTGCAATTCGAGGTCATTCAATACCGCCTCGAACACGAGTACGGCGCACGCTGCTCGTATGAGCCTTTAAACCTCTACAAGGCTTGCTGGATCAGCTGCGATGACGAAAAGGCGATGAAAGAATTCCTGGACCGCCGCCGCAAGGATATCGCCCGCGATAAACACGGCCAGCTGGTCTACCTCGCCGAATCCGCCTGGAGCCTGAAAATGTCTAAAGAAAATCACCCCAAGGTCAAGTTTTACACCAAGAGCGAATTTTAA
- a CDS encoding SulP family inorganic anion transporter, with the protein MLNILKFDFSNLKGDFFGGLTAGIVALPLALAFGEQTEMGAIAGLYGAIAIGVLAAIFGGTPTQISGPTAPMTVVSAVVIADAIAYAGSLETAFPIIIATFFLAGALESLLGVFRLGKYVKYIPYPVVSGFMSGIGVIIVITQVFPFFGVSAPEGGPMGTLRAVHEIPEIVNIYSVGAALFTIALIYLVPRLTKAVPSTLVALLLVSLAAFFILPTGSVLRLNSGGPIPTGLPELHIGFFSVFMDINHVVVIFEYAVTLAFLGAIDSLLTSIVADNITKTKHDSNQELIGQGIGNMGSALIGGLPGAGATMRTVINANAGGKTRISGVVAGLFLLVVLLGIGTLVGHIPNAVLAGILITVGIGIIDYKGLRHIRSVPRSDAFVMVAVLLLTVFVDLLVAVGAGMVLSALLFMKKISDVVDHKTKSAPLKDFAREVPWRDEGNIIDEVGDRVFIKHLDGPLFFGFASRFQDMVKALPKIMTVVIRMDKVPYVDQSGLYAMEEAIQELQDQGILVVFTGLHGQPLDMFNRINLIPGLVSEEYLFETFEECVNWLKPFIQSEGLQQLANDQVNNNGNSKKKAAKEAKKPENLREI; encoded by the coding sequence ATGCTAAATATTCTCAAATTCGATTTTTCCAATCTCAAGGGCGACTTCTTTGGGGGCCTGACGGCAGGCATTGTCGCTCTTCCTCTTGCCCTTGCTTTCGGGGAGCAGACCGAAATGGGCGCCATCGCCGGTTTATACGGCGCCATTGCCATCGGTGTGCTGGCTGCAATATTTGGCGGTACGCCTACTCAGATCAGCGGGCCCACTGCTCCGATGACGGTTGTTTCGGCCGTAGTCATCGCCGACGCCATTGCTTATGCGGGCAGCCTGGAAACGGCCTTCCCCATCATCATCGCTACGTTCTTTCTGGCCGGCGCGCTCGAATCTTTACTCGGAGTCTTTCGGCTGGGAAAATATGTAAAGTACATCCCCTATCCGGTAGTTTCCGGGTTTATGAGCGGGATCGGCGTAATCATCGTAATCACTCAGGTATTTCCCTTTTTCGGAGTGTCGGCGCCGGAAGGTGGCCCGATGGGCACCCTCAGGGCGGTCCATGAAATTCCGGAGATCGTCAACATTTATTCTGTCGGAGCTGCGCTGTTCACCATCGCTTTGATCTACCTGGTTCCCCGCCTTACCAAAGCGGTGCCGAGCACGTTGGTGGCGCTCCTCCTGGTTTCCCTGGCCGCATTTTTCATTTTGCCAACCGGAAGCGTGCTGCGCCTCAATTCCGGAGGGCCCATACCAACGGGGCTGCCGGAGCTCCACATCGGCTTTTTCAGCGTATTCATGGACATCAACCACGTAGTAGTCATTTTCGAATACGCCGTAACGCTGGCTTTCCTTGGCGCCATCGACTCCCTGCTCACATCCATAGTAGCAGACAACATTACCAAAACCAAACACGACAGCAACCAGGAACTCATTGGGCAGGGAATCGGCAATATGGGATCTGCTTTAATCGGCGGGCTGCCCGGCGCCGGCGCAACCATGCGGACGGTGATCAACGCCAATGCAGGGGGCAAAACCAGGATTTCCGGCGTCGTGGCCGGCTTATTCCTTCTGGTTGTCCTGCTGGGCATTGGCACCCTGGTGGGGCACATTCCCAACGCTGTCCTGGCGGGCATACTGATTACTGTAGGGATTGGCATTATCGATTACAAGGGCCTCCGCCACATTCGTTCGGTGCCCCGCTCCGACGCTTTTGTGATGGTGGCAGTGTTGCTGCTCACGGTTTTTGTCGACCTCCTGGTTGCGGTAGGCGCCGGCATGGTGCTTTCGGCTTTGCTTTTCATGAAGAAGATTTCGGATGTCGTGGATCACAAAACAAAGTCTGCTCCGCTTAAGGATTTTGCACGGGAAGTGCCCTGGAGAGACGAAGGCAACATCATTGACGAAGTGGGCGACCGGGTTTTCATCAAACACCTGGACGGGCCGCTTTTCTTCGGTTTTGCTTCCCGCTTTCAGGATATGGTCAAGGCGCTGCCCAAGATCATGACGGTTGTCATTCGCATGGACAAGGTGCCCTACGTCGACCAATCCGGCCTGTATGCTATGGAAGAAGCTATACAAGAATTACAGGATCAGGGCATCCTGGTGGTGTTCACCGGCCTGCATGGCCAACCGCTGGATATGTTTAATCGGATCAACCTCATCCCCGGCCTTGTCTCAGAGGAATACCTCTTCGAAACCTTCGAGGAATGTGTGAACTGGCTGAAGCCATTTATCCAGAGCGAAGGCCTGCAGCAGTTGGCGAATGACCAGGTAAACAACAATGGCAACAGCAAGAAAAAAGCGGCGAAAGAAGCAAAGAAACCGGAGAACCTCCGGGAAATTTAA
- a CDS encoding TetR/AcrR family transcriptional regulator codes for MAITIQMKLNERLYLRDPQDTKLGRKIIQHSILLIDEIGFEAFTFKKLADQIGSTEASVYRYFENKHLLLVYLLCWYWEWMKFRIEYNTMNIVDPKRKLRIAISSIVDTTRRNTSIEFVDEDVLHRIVVAEATKAYHTKEVEKENKHGFFVTYKALAKKISTIIREIDPDYIYPRALAITLLEMANNHIYFALHLPSLTDVTIEKGDLSQVEKLLEDFAFGLLNLNGVEEENG; via the coding sequence ATGGCGATTACAATACAAATGAAGCTCAACGAGCGGCTGTACCTTCGCGACCCGCAAGATACAAAGCTCGGCCGTAAGATCATCCAGCACAGTATCCTGCTCATCGACGAAATTGGTTTCGAAGCTTTTACTTTTAAAAAACTGGCCGATCAAATCGGTTCGACGGAAGCCTCTGTTTACCGCTATTTCGAGAACAAACACCTGCTGCTGGTGTATCTTTTGTGCTGGTATTGGGAATGGATGAAATTCCGGATAGAATACAATACCATGAACATCGTGGATCCTAAAAGGAAACTGCGGATTGCAATCTCCTCCATTGTGGATACAACCCGCCGCAACACCTCTATTGAATTTGTGGATGAAGATGTCCTGCACCGTATTGTCGTTGCCGAAGCGACCAAAGCTTATCACACCAAAGAGGTGGAAAAAGAAAACAAACATGGTTTTTTCGTGACGTATAAAGCCCTGGCTAAAAAGATTTCCACCATCATCAGGGAAATTGACCCCGATTATATTTATCCACGGGCCCTCGCCATCACCCTGCTGGAAATGGCAAACAACCACATTTACTTCGCCCTGCACCTGCCTTCTCTCACCGACGTCACCATAGAAAAAGGCGACCTTAGCCAGGTAGAAAAATTGTTGGAGGACTTCGCCTTCGGGCTGCTGAACCTGAATGGCGTTGAGGAAGAGAACGGCTGA
- a CDS encoding DNA gyrase/topoisomerase IV subunit A has translation MSENTKIEEHNGQEDNIITLKGMYQDYFLDYASYVILERAVPSIYDGLKPVQRRILHAMRQMHDGRYHKVANIIGQTMQYHPHGDAAIGDALVNLGQKDLLIDPQGNWGDVRTGDSAAASRYIEARLTKLALDIAFNPQTTEWQLSYDGRKREPIDLPMKFPLLLAQGADGIAVGLSTKILPHNFIELIKASIKLLQGKKVKIYPDFQTGGSIDVSDYNDGKRGGRVKVRAMIDRVDKSTLAIRELPYGVTTTSLIDSIIKANDKGKIKIKKVTDNTAQEVEILVELAPGTSPDLTIDALYAFTYCEVSISPNACVIIGDKPYFLSVADLLETSTEHTKELLRQELEIRKAELLEKLHFASLEKIFIEKRIYRDIEECETWEAVLAAVETGLRKYVVTPDENPQKGDKRLRLLRNITEEDLIRLTEIKIKRISKYNSFKADELIAKLEEELKEVQHHLDNLVDYAIAYFEELLAKHGKGRERRTRITTFDTIEATEVVANNAKLYVNRKEGFIGTGLKKDEFVCDCSDIDDIIVFRQDGKFQVSRIADKVFVGKDIIHVDVWKKGDGRTTYNMAYTDGKSGRSFAKRFNVKAITRDREYDLTTGDKGAKVLYFSANPNGEAEVITVQLTQGCRARIKVFDFDFGDMDIKGRSSKGNTLTKYPVRKVALKEVGKSTLGALKVFMDEVSGRLNTDERGKFLGEFDTGDTILVIYKEGAYEVVEMDINKRFDPKEIFHIGKFDPNEVINVLYFEGERGWTMAKRFLIETTTTGQRFPFLTEDRKTKLLYASLEAEPKIQYSIKVNAKKEEDELNLAGFVDVKGWKAIGNKVSDQRLANIREIGSEPQAEPPARQPEKKESKLKAGDSIDFDIEKNGQGKLF, from the coding sequence ATGAGCGAAAACACAAAAATAGAAGAACACAACGGCCAGGAGGATAACATCATCACCCTAAAAGGCATGTACCAGGACTACTTCCTGGACTACGCCTCCTATGTCATTCTGGAGCGCGCCGTGCCCTCTATCTACGACGGGCTGAAGCCGGTGCAGCGCCGCATCCTGCACGCCATGCGCCAGATGCACGACGGGCGGTACCACAAGGTAGCCAACATCATCGGGCAGACCATGCAATACCACCCTCACGGCGACGCCGCCATTGGCGACGCTCTGGTCAATCTCGGCCAAAAGGATCTGCTCATCGACCCTCAGGGCAACTGGGGGGATGTGCGCACCGGCGACAGCGCTGCCGCCTCGCGTTACATCGAAGCCCGCCTCACCAAGCTGGCCCTCGATATTGCCTTTAACCCCCAAACCACGGAATGGCAGCTCAGCTATGACGGCCGCAAGCGGGAGCCGATCGACCTGCCCATGAAATTCCCGCTGCTCCTCGCCCAGGGCGCCGATGGCATCGCCGTCGGCCTTTCCACGAAAATACTACCCCACAACTTCATCGAACTCATCAAGGCATCCATCAAGTTGCTGCAGGGGAAAAAAGTGAAGATTTATCCGGATTTTCAGACCGGCGGCTCGATTGACGTCTCCGATTACAACGACGGCAAACGGGGCGGAAGGGTGAAGGTGCGCGCCATGATTGACCGCGTCGACAAATCAACCCTCGCCATTCGGGAACTGCCTTATGGCGTGACGACCACCAGCCTGATCGACAGCATCATCAAGGCGAATGACAAGGGGAAGATCAAGATCAAGAAAGTAACGGACAATACGGCCCAGGAGGTGGAAATACTGGTGGAACTGGCCCCCGGCACTTCGCCCGACCTGACCATCGACGCCCTCTATGCCTTTACCTACTGCGAAGTATCCATTTCCCCCAACGCTTGCGTCATCATCGGCGACAAACCCTATTTCCTGTCGGTGGCAGACCTCCTGGAAACTTCCACTGAGCACACCAAGGAACTGCTTCGCCAGGAACTGGAAATCCGCAAAGCGGAATTGCTGGAAAAACTGCATTTCGCCAGCCTGGAGAAAATTTTTATCGAAAAACGCATCTACCGCGACATCGAGGAGTGCGAAACCTGGGAGGCCGTGCTGGCAGCGGTGGAAACCGGCCTGCGCAAATACGTCGTGACGCCCGACGAAAATCCGCAGAAAGGAGATAAACGGCTGCGGCTCCTCCGGAACATTACCGAAGAAGACCTGATCCGCCTGACCGAGATCAAGATCAAGCGCATCTCCAAATACAATTCTTTCAAAGCCGACGAACTGATCGCCAAACTGGAGGAGGAACTGAAGGAGGTACAACACCATCTCGATAATCTGGTGGACTATGCCATCGCTTATTTCGAAGAGCTGCTCGCCAAACACGGCAAGGGGCGGGAACGCCGTACCAGGATCACCACCTTCGACACCATTGAGGCCACGGAAGTAGTGGCCAACAACGCCAAATTGTACGTCAACCGCAAAGAAGGCTTCATCGGGACCGGCCTTAAAAAGGATGAGTTCGTCTGCGATTGTTCGGACATCGACGACATCATCGTATTCCGACAGGACGGCAAGTTCCAGGTTTCCCGGATTGCCGATAAAGTCTTCGTCGGCAAAGACATCATCCACGTCGACGTCTGGAAAAAGGGCGACGGCCGAACGACCTACAACATGGCTTATACGGATGGCAAATCCGGCCGAAGCTTTGCCAAGCGCTTCAACGTGAAAGCCATTACCCGAGACCGGGAATACGACCTGACCACCGGCGACAAAGGCGCGAAAGTCCTCTATTTCAGCGCCAACCCCAACGGGGAAGCGGAAGTCATCACGGTACAGTTGACCCAGGGCTGCCGCGCCCGCATCAAGGTATTTGATTTCGACTTCGGCGACATGGACATCAAAGGCCGGAGCTCCAAGGGGAATACGCTGACCAAATACCCGGTGAGGAAAGTAGCCTTGAAAGAAGTAGGCAAATCTACCCTGGGAGCGCTCAAAGTGTTTATGGATGAAGTCAGCGGCCGCCTCAATACGGACGAACGCGGAAAGTTCCTGGGCGAGTTCGACACCGGAGATACGATCCTGGTTATTTACAAAGAAGGAGCGTACGAGGTGGTGGAGATGGACATCAATAAGCGTTTCGACCCCAAAGAAATTTTCCATATCGGCAAATTCGACCCCAATGAGGTGATCAATGTTCTGTATTTTGAAGGAGAACGAGGCTGGACGATGGCCAAGCGCTTCCTGATCGAAACGACGACAACCGGCCAGCGCTTCCCCTTCCTGACCGAAGACCGCAAAACGAAACTGCTCTACGCCTCTCTCGAAGCTGAACCGAAAATACAGTACAGCATTAAGGTGAATGCAAAAAAAGAAGAGGATGAACTCAACCTGGCCGGGTTCGTCGATGTCAAAGGCTGGAAGGCCATCGGCAATAAAGTAAGCGACCAAAGGCTGGCGAATATCCGGGAAATCGGCAGCGAACCTCAGGCGGAGCCGCCTGCCAGGCAACCCGAAAAAAAAGAAAGCAAGCTAAAAGCTGGAGACAGCATAGATTTCGACATAGAGAAGAATGGGCAGGGGAAGCTTTTTTAA